Proteins found in one Cetobacterium somerae genomic segment:
- a CDS encoding propanediol/glycerol family dehydratase medium subunit, with protein MEIKIKEVGIAKKGDRIEEVVIGLAPAFKKYQHKTITDIPHDVVLMELIAGIEEEGLIARVVRINRTSDVCFIANDAAKLSGSGIGIGIQSKGTTVIHQKDLLPLNNLELFPQAPLLTPEIFRLIGKNAAKYAKGESPNPVPVISDQMVRPKYQAKAALLHIKETKHVKENEKPEELEYTFE; from the coding sequence ATGGAAATAAAAATAAAAGAGGTTGGAATTGCAAAAAAAGGTGATAGAATAGAAGAGGTAGTTATAGGACTAGCTCCAGCTTTTAAAAAATATCAACATAAAACAATAACAGATATTCCTCATGATGTAGTTTTAATGGAGTTAATTGCAGGAATAGAAGAAGAAGGATTGATAGCTAGAGTAGTACGTATAAACAGAACATCAGATGTTTGTTTTATAGCAAATGATGCAGCTAAATTAAGTGGATCTGGAATAGGGATAGGAATACAATCTAAAGGAACAACGGTTATACATCAAAAGGATTTACTTCCGTTAAATAATCTAGAATTATTTCCCCAAGCCCCTCTTTTAACACCAGAAATTTTTAGATTGATAGGTAAAAATGCAGCTAAATATGCTAAAGGGGAATCGCCAAATCCAGTACCTGTTATAAGTGACCAAATGGTAAGACCAAAATATCAAGCAAAAGCAGCGTTATTACATATAAAAGAAACAAAACATGTAAAAGAGAACGAGAAACCTGAAGAGTTAGAATATACTTTTGAATAA
- a CDS encoding diol dehydratase small subunit has protein sequence MNKKINIELDYPLGEKRKEWLKTPTGKTLDDITLENVLDENVKAQDIRISSETLNLQGEVAETAGQPTIKRNFQRASELVKISDERILEIYNALRPNRSSKEELLAIADELENKYGAIVNANFVREAAEIYEKRGKLRKD, from the coding sequence ATGAACAAAAAAATTAATATCGAATTAGATTATCCTTTAGGAGAGAAGAGAAAAGAGTGGTTAAAAACTCCAACTGGAAAAACGTTAGATGATATCACTTTAGAAAACGTTTTAGATGAAAATGTTAAAGCTCAAGATATTAGAATCTCTTCAGAAACACTTAATCTTCAAGGAGAAGTAGCTGAAACAGCAGGGCAACCAACGATAAAAAGAAATTTTCAAAGAGCCAGTGAATTAGTAAAAATTTCAGACGAAAGAATATTAGAAATTTATAATGCTTTAAGACCAAATAGATCGTCTAAAGAGGAGCTTTTAGCTATAGCTGATGAATTAGAAAATAAATATGGTGCAATTGTAAATGCAAATTTTGTTAGAGAAGCTGCAGAAATTTATGAAAAAAGAGGAAAGTTAAGAAAAGATTAG
- a CDS encoding diol dehydratase reactivase subunit alpha, translating into MKIIAGIDIGNATTEVALAKVSNSKVEFLDSSLYKTTGLKGTEENIEGIKKAIFLLLEKLDLKLEDLNLIRINEATPVIGDVSMETITETIITESTMIGHNPDTPGGCGIGIGLTINIDNLKELNFTSLDEEYIVIAAKDKNFLEIAKILNCEMNRGVKVKGAILQRDDGVLVNNRLLIKIPIVDEVQLVEKIPLGVKCCVEVAEKGKVIEKISNPYGIATIFNLNSEETKKVVPLSKALIGNRSGVVIKTPQGDVKEKIIPAGNIYIKGCKTTEEVGIQEGAQKIMDKISTLNVQDIFGEDGTNVGGMLRNVKNTMSKFTGESIQDIKIKDLLAVDTFVPQRIKGGLAGEFMLENAVGLAVMVGTEKNQMENLAKLIKSELGIEVEVGGVEADMAIKGALTTPGTGKPLAIIDIGAGSTDACSIDKIGRKSHTHLAGAGNMVTLLIQKELGIENFNLAEDIKKYPLAKVESFFHIRYEDGSVQFFNDPLSPNLYAKNVLVKNGELIPIDIQNTMERIREIRRESKKRVFVTNSKRALRKISLTKNIRDFEFVIIVGGSALDFEIPEMITEALSKYGVVAGCGNIRGTEGPRNAVATGLVLGDREC; encoded by the coding sequence ATGAAAATTATTGCGGGTATTGATATAGGAAATGCTACTACTGAAGTAGCTTTAGCCAAAGTTAGTAATTCTAAAGTCGAGTTTTTAGATAGTTCTCTTTATAAAACTACGGGTTTAAAGGGAACTGAAGAAAATATAGAAGGAATAAAAAAAGCAATTTTCTTATTATTAGAAAAATTAGATTTAAAATTAGAAGATTTAAATTTGATTAGAATAAATGAAGCTACACCAGTAATTGGTGATGTTTCAATGGAAACAATAACAGAAACAATAATAACAGAATCCACTATGATTGGGCATAATCCAGATACCCCAGGAGGTTGTGGAATAGGAATAGGTTTAACAATTAATATAGATAACCTAAAAGAACTAAATTTTACTTCGTTAGATGAAGAGTATATTGTTATAGCAGCTAAAGATAAAAATTTTTTAGAAATAGCAAAAATTTTAAATTGTGAAATGAATAGAGGTGTAAAAGTCAAAGGCGCTATTTTACAAAGAGATGATGGAGTTCTTGTAAATAATAGATTATTAATAAAAATTCCGATAGTTGATGAAGTTCAGTTGGTTGAAAAAATACCTTTAGGTGTTAAATGCTGTGTTGAAGTAGCTGAAAAAGGAAAAGTTATTGAGAAAATTTCAAATCCATATGGAATAGCAACAATTTTTAATTTAAATTCAGAAGAAACTAAAAAAGTGGTTCCCTTATCAAAAGCTCTTATAGGAAATAGATCGGGTGTTGTAATAAAAACTCCTCAAGGAGATGTTAAAGAAAAAATTATTCCAGCTGGAAATATCTATATAAAAGGTTGTAAAACGACTGAAGAAGTAGGTATACAAGAGGGCGCTCAAAAAATCATGGATAAAATATCTACTTTAAATGTACAAGATATTTTTGGTGAAGATGGAACAAACGTAGGTGGAATGCTGAGAAATGTAAAAAATACTATGAGTAAATTTACAGGTGAGAGTATACAGGATATAAAAATAAAAGATTTATTAGCAGTTGACACTTTTGTTCCTCAAAGAATAAAAGGTGGCTTAGCTGGAGAGTTTATGCTTGAAAATGCTGTAGGTTTAGCAGTAATGGTAGGAACTGAGAAAAATCAAATGGAAAATTTGGCAAAATTGATAAAGAGTGAATTAGGTATTGAAGTTGAAGTTGGTGGAGTTGAAGCAGATATGGCTATAAAAGGAGCTTTAACTACTCCTGGAACAGGAAAACCATTGGCAATAATTGATATTGGAGCAGGATCTACAGATGCTTGTAGTATTGACAAAATTGGAAGAAAATCTCATACACATTTAGCTGGGGCAGGAAATATGGTAACTTTATTGATTCAAAAAGAACTTGGAATTGAAAATTTTAATTTAGCTGAAGATATAAAAAAATATCCATTAGCAAAAGTAGAGTCTTTCTTTCATATAAGATATGAAGATGGAAGCGTACAATTTTTTAATGATCCATTGTCGCCAAATTTGTATGCAAAAAATGTGTTGGTAAAAAATGGAGAGCTTATTCCAATCGATATTCAAAACACTATGGAGAGAATTAGAGAAATTAGAAGAGAGAGTAAAAAAAGAGTTTTTGTAACAAATTCTAAAAGAGCTTTAAGAAAAATATCGTTAACTAAAAATATTAGAGATTTTGAATTTGTAATAATTGTTGGCGGTTCAGCTCTTGACTTTGAAATACCAGAGATGATAACAGAGGCTCTTTCTAAATATGGTGTGGTTGCTGGTTGTGGAAATATAAGGGGAACAGAAGGACCTAGAAATGCAGTGGCAACAGGATTGGTTTTAGGTGATAGAGAATGCTAA